The Sulfurimonas hydrogeniphila genome includes a window with the following:
- a CDS encoding DUF2062 domain-containing protein, which translates to MIRKTLKKTSKHKKLRDLIKKYKIPPEYLATNRKMISRGVLIGLFIAFIPMPMQMAAVLLFVPFIKFNVPVALAMCWLSNPLTMPPMYYMEYLTGSFLLGIQPEPVQMTLEWFSNNLDNIFIPLYFGTTIYSVFGSIAGYFLVNFLWKQSVEKEKKKHYSDR; encoded by the coding sequence ATGATAAGAAAAACTTTAAAAAAAACCTCCAAACATAAAAAACTCAGAGATTTAATAAAAAAATATAAAATACCCCCAGAGTATCTTGCAACAAACCGTAAAATGATTTCACGCGGTGTACTTATAGGTCTCTTTATAGCATTTATTCCTATGCCTATGCAGATGGCAGCCGTTTTGCTTTTTGTGCCCTTTATAAAATTCAATGTACCTGTAGCTCTTGCCATGTGTTGGCTGAGCAATCCTTTGACAATGCCTCCAATGTACTATATGGAGTACCTGACCGGTTCATTTTTGCTTGGCATACAACCGGAACCTGTACAAATGACACTTGAATGGTTTTCAAACAACTTAGACAATATTTTCATACCTCTTTATTTTGGTACTACGATCTATTCTGTTTTTGGTTCCATTGCAGGGTACTTCTTAGTAAACTTTCTTTGGAAACAATCTGTTGAAAAGGAAAAAAAGAAACATTATTCAGACAGGTAA
- the lgt gene encoding prolipoprotein diacylglyceryl transferase yields the protein MNHFVWNADPILISFGPLQVHWYGLLFAAAILSGLEFMKWVYRLENKDESTIEPLFLYAVVGIVIGARLGHVLFYDPDYYLAHPMKIFAVWEGGLASHGGGLGVLIVLYYGCKKYKTDFLWLIDRLVIPTALFGFFVRMGNFINSEIIGKPSDLPWAVVFSRVDMIPRHPVQLYEALSYLFIFFVLTLIYKGNYKKLQKGFLFGLFLVLVFSARFLIEFVKVRQADYSLGIDLTTGQLLSIPFLIVGIGLMAWSYKKSQKV from the coding sequence ATGAATCATTTTGTCTGGAACGCTGACCCTATTTTAATTTCATTTGGACCCTTGCAGGTACATTGGTACGGGCTGTTGTTTGCTGCAGCGATACTTTCGGGTCTGGAGTTTATGAAATGGGTCTATCGTTTGGAAAACAAAGATGAAAGCACGATTGAACCGCTTTTTTTGTATGCGGTCGTCGGAATAGTTATAGGAGCAAGACTTGGTCATGTCCTGTTTTATGATCCGGATTATTATCTGGCACATCCTATGAAGATTTTTGCCGTATGGGAAGGCGGATTGGCCTCTCACGGTGGTGGACTGGGTGTTTTGATTGTTCTGTATTACGGATGTAAAAAGTATAAAACAGACTTTTTATGGCTGATTGACCGGCTTGTAATCCCCACGGCACTTTTTGGTTTTTTTGTCCGCATGGGAAATTTTATAAATTCCGAAATTATAGGCAAACCGAGTGACCTGCCCTGGGCTGTTGTCTTTAGCAGGGTGGATATGATTCCAAGACATCCTGTGCAACTCTATGAGGCTTTGTCGTACCTTTTTATCTTTTTTGTATTGACATTGATTTATAAAGGAAACTATAAGAAGCTGCAAAAGGGCTTTTTGTTTGGGCTTTTTCTTGTGTTGGTTTTCAGTGCAAGATTTTTAATTGAATTTGTCAAAGTTCGCCAAGCTGATTATTCATTAGGAATTGATTTGACAACCGGGCAGCTGCTTAGTATTCCCTTTTTGATTGTAGGCATTGGCCTAATGGCGTGGAGTTATAAAAAGAGTCAAAAGGTTTAA
- a CDS encoding (Fe-S)-binding protein yields the protein MSKKPEDIFNFNEIADDCVKCGKCIPVCTIHNVNADEVTSPRGFIDLLGAYKRGNLELDKTAKDIFESCFLCTACVEVCPKSLPTDMIIEQVRSDIAQKFGIAWYKKAFFLLLRHRWLNDIAFKLGYTFQTCGFKIKDDINSMTSRFNLPIIKSDRLMPSLTKTSFLNSHPENINNGGKRKVAVFIGCLANYNYKNIGDSLLEILEVLEIDAFLAKSQKCCSAPAYFTGDFDTVDANAKFNIEYFESFAKDVEAIIVPEATCSAMLKIDYEHYFHDQPEWKARAKAVMEKVFMATEWLQHHTHLEHLLASKKKASPIVTYHDPCHAKKMQGIHEEPRNLIRQNYKIVEMSDPNLCCGFGGVTMQTEKYHFAKAAGVPKAAMIKETKAEIVSAECSACRMQINNSMHNAGVETVFKNPIELIAEALKE from the coding sequence ATGAGTAAAAAACCAGAAGATATTTTTAATTTTAATGAGATCGCTGATGATTGTGTCAAATGCGGGAAGTGTATTCCTGTGTGTACCATTCATAATGTCAATGCGGATGAGGTGACTTCTCCACGTGGATTTATAGACCTTTTGGGAGCGTACAAACGCGGAAATCTGGAGCTTGACAAGACGGCAAAAGATATATTTGAGAGCTGTTTTTTATGTACGGCCTGTGTTGAAGTGTGCCCCAAGTCACTGCCGACAGATATGATAATAGAGCAGGTGCGCAGTGACATTGCACAAAAATTCGGTATAGCATGGTACAAAAAAGCCTTCTTTTTGCTTCTGCGTCACAGATGGCTCAATGACATTGCATTTAAGCTTGGGTATACCTTTCAGACCTGCGGATTTAAAATCAAAGATGATATTAATTCTATGACATCACGCTTCAATCTGCCGATTATAAAATCTGACAGATTGATGCCGAGTTTGACAAAAACATCTTTTTTAAATTCTCATCCTGAAAATATAAACAACGGCGGAAAGCGAAAAGTAGCTGTTTTTATAGGCTGTTTGGCAAATTACAATTACAAAAACATAGGAGATTCTCTTTTAGAAATTTTAGAAGTGCTTGAAATTGATGCATTTTTGGCAAAAAGTCAAAAATGCTGTTCTGCGCCTGCGTATTTTACGGGAGATTTTGATACAGTTGATGCAAATGCAAAGTTTAACATAGAATACTTTGAGAGTTTTGCCAAAGATGTTGAGGCTATTATCGTTCCTGAGGCTACATGCAGTGCAATGCTCAAAATAGATTATGAACACTATTTTCATGACCAGCCGGAATGGAAAGCCCGTGCCAAAGCGGTTATGGAGAAGGTTTTTATGGCTACGGAGTGGCTGCAGCACCATACCCATTTGGAACATCTTCTGGCATCCAAGAAAAAAGCAAGTCCGATAGTAACCTACCATGACCCCTGTCATGCGAAAAAGATGCAGGGCATTCACGAAGAACCGAGAAATCTGATTCGCCAAAACTATAAAATAGTGGAAATGAGTGATCCGAATTTATGCTGCGGATTTGGCGGTGTGACCATGCAGACAGAAAAGTATCATTTTGCAAAAGCTGCAGGTGTGCCAAAAGCGGCCATGATTAAAGAAACAAAGGCGGAGATTGTCAGTGCAGAGTGCAGTGCCTGTCGTATGCAGATAAACAATTCTATGCACAATGCTGGGGTTGAGACGGTTTTTAAAAATCCGATTGAACTTATAGCAGAGGCGTTAAAAGAGTAG
- the hemN gene encoding oxygen-independent coproporphyrinogen III oxidase — MELDFAKFTKYSKPGPRYTSYPTALEFNDAFGYDEYIKKLQTQDSSRPLSLYFHLPFCKNACYFCGCNVVFTSKEDKMIRYMEYLKRELKILSEHLDCKRDVIQMHFGGGTPTFFSAAQLDEIITEIKSYFPNFVADAEISCEIDPRHINEEQMRVMSEHGFNRVSFGIQDFNEKVQVAVHRVQPYNITKDAMDLARKYNMDSVNVDLIYGLPFQTLDTFKETLSLALTLNPDRFAVFNYAHVPWLKKTMRKIDETTLPRPDEKLQIMQYTIDFLTNNGYKMIGMDHFAKPEDELFKAIDKGELHRNFQGYTTKGGADLIGVGLTSIGEGVDYYAQNFKDMPSYEAAIDAGKLPFERGVALSEDDMIRQHVIMELMSNFKLDIKRFEAMFGLEFKKYFEDALLDLKPFMEEELITMNNEYIECSPTGTLLIRNIAMPFDAYMKRHAGSDKTFSKTV, encoded by the coding sequence ATGGAATTAGACTTCGCAAAATTTACAAAATACTCCAAGCCGGGACCAAGATATACCTCGTATCCTACAGCGTTGGAATTTAATGATGCCTTTGGTTATGACGAATATATAAAAAAACTGCAAACACAGGACTCTTCTCGTCCTTTGAGCCTTTATTTTCATTTACCGTTTTGTAAAAATGCCTGTTATTTTTGTGGGTGTAATGTTGTTTTTACCTCAAAAGAAGATAAAATGATTCGGTATATGGAGTATCTCAAGCGTGAACTGAAAATTCTCTCAGAGCATTTGGATTGTAAGCGAGACGTGATTCAAATGCATTTTGGCGGAGGTACGCCTACTTTTTTTTCTGCTGCACAACTAGATGAAATCATAACTGAAATCAAGTCCTATTTTCCGAATTTTGTCGCAGATGCAGAGATTTCCTGTGAAATAGACCCGCGCCATATCAATGAAGAGCAAATGCGTGTGATGAGTGAACACGGATTTAACCGTGTAAGTTTTGGTATTCAGGATTTCAATGAAAAAGTGCAAGTTGCTGTGCATCGCGTCCAGCCGTACAATATCACAAAAGATGCAATGGATCTGGCACGCAAATACAATATGGACTCAGTCAATGTTGACTTGATTTACGGGCTGCCTTTTCAAACACTTGATACATTCAAAGAGACGCTTTCGTTGGCATTGACGTTAAATCCTGACAGGTTTGCGGTATTTAACTATGCACATGTGCCATGGCTGAAAAAGACAATGCGCAAGATAGATGAAACAACACTGCCGCGTCCTGATGAAAAACTGCAGATTATGCAGTACACAATTGACTTTTTAACAAACAACGGGTATAAAATGATAGGTATGGATCATTTTGCGAAACCAGAAGATGAACTTTTTAAAGCCATAGACAAGGGTGAGTTGCATAGAAACTTTCAAGGCTATACCACCAAAGGCGGAGCAGACTTGATCGGAGTAGGACTAACTTCCATCGGAGAAGGGGTTGATTACTATGCTCAGAATTTTAAAGATATGCCTTCGTATGAAGCAGCAATTGATGCGGGCAAACTGCCGTTTGAACGGGGAGTGGCTTTGAGTGAAGATGATATGATTCGCCAGCATGTCATTATGGAACTCATGAGTAATTTCAAGCTTGATATTAAAAGATTTGAAGCTATGTTTGGGTTGGAATTTAAAAAGTATTTTGAAGATGCACTTTTGGATTTAAAACCTTTTATGGAAGAAGAATTAATAACAATGAATAATGAGTATATAGAGTGTTCCCCAACAGGCACCCTGCTCATTCGAAATATTGCCATGCCTTTTGATGCCTATATGAAGCGTCATGCCGGCAGTGACAAAACATTTTCAAAGACGGTGTAA
- a CDS encoding 3-deoxy-D-manno-octulosonic acid transferase, translating to MFLEKRFKIIQISLLVLGLFLAWFYAQHQILTGDQTQMLYKGYMGAYNHVWINYGNAASAVGNVPGSMISYVVALPVMLYDSPMSPMLFLIFLHLASYFLLDSVLKDIYKTDVRLIFLVLYWLNPWFLFENILYNPSYLFFFSALHIWTAYKQREKSSFVYSFLHVTAIGLALQFHYSWIILALISLYLLYRNMVKVNWYGVLFGTLVIGISLVPYLLTVMQNSAIIHHADDTGRYIGWGGVHVYPVLKSFLYWLRYGSFFFPNKLIASAHFDWLGASHFVQMIFVYGYKALVFSVGAFTIYISYKANRYFYTLIKGKLFTRHQPIETKQEWLLLYVFGALVGVFVSSVLSPIIFSYWHLIIVFPFAILPVVIYLKEYGQKYMTKILIFIVLYFTFINIMGALDSRKYSINTNYIQDTEAYIKKSVIQ from the coding sequence TTGTTTTTAGAAAAAAGATTTAAAATTATTCAGATAAGTTTACTTGTTTTGGGTCTGTTTTTGGCATGGTTTTATGCACAGCACCAAATACTTACGGGTGATCAAACGCAAATGCTTTACAAGGGTTATATGGGGGCATATAATCATGTCTGGATTAACTACGGCAATGCGGCAAGTGCGGTCGGTAATGTACCGGGAAGTATGATTTCGTATGTGGTAGCACTGCCTGTGATGCTTTATGATTCTCCGATGTCACCGATGCTTTTTTTGATATTTTTGCATCTTGCTTCTTATTTTCTCTTGGACAGTGTGCTCAAAGATATATACAAAACAGATGTTCGTTTGATCTTTTTGGTGCTGTACTGGCTCAATCCCTGGTTTTTATTTGAAAACATTTTATACAATCCGTCATATCTTTTTTTCTTTTCTGCCCTGCATATTTGGACTGCCTACAAACAGCGTGAGAAAAGTTCTTTTGTTTATTCTTTTTTACATGTAACAGCTATAGGGTTGGCGTTGCAGTTTCATTATTCGTGGATTATACTTGCGCTTATTTCACTCTATCTGCTTTATAGAAACATGGTAAAAGTAAATTGGTACGGCGTGTTGTTTGGAACGCTTGTTATTGGTATCTCTTTGGTGCCTTATTTGCTGACCGTGATGCAAAACAGTGCAATAATCCATCATGCTGATGATACGGGACGGTATATAGGCTGGGGCGGTGTGCATGTCTATCCTGTCCTGAAGTCATTTCTTTACTGGTTGCGCTATGGTTCTTTTTTCTTTCCAAACAAGCTCATTGCCAGTGCACATTTTGACTGGCTGGGGGCTTCGCATTTTGTGCAGATGATTTTTGTGTATGGGTATAAAGCACTTGTTTTTTCAGTAGGTGCTTTTACAATTTACATATCTTACAAAGCAAACAGATATTTTTATACACTTATCAAAGGAAAATTATTTACAAGACATCAACCCATAGAAACAAAACAGGAATGGCTGCTTCTGTATGTGTTTGGTGCACTTGTCGGGGTGTTTGTCAGTTCTGTTTTGTCGCCGATTATTTTTAGCTACTGGCACCTTATCATTGTTTTTCCTTTTGCCATTCTTCCTGTTGTGATTTATCTTAAAGAATATGGACAAAAGTATATGACAAAAATATTAATTTTTATCGTGTTGTATTTTACTTTTATCAATATAATGGGTGCGTTAGACAGTCGAAAATACTCTATCAATACCAATTACATCCAAGATACTGAAGCGTATATCAAAAAGAGTGTCATTCAATAG
- a CDS encoding transposase has product MNHKQHSTNGLNLLQKTEGFSQAQSAWRFYNNEHVDIESLNEPMLTRGIKTINKSSDEYILVAHDWSLINYKNHTAKTDCIRKRRSNVNNASSRGYELQSSLAIESSSGKPILPLVQNLKTQDKVLSSYNPTMKSHLTHLGELTQRIAYINQSLNIQKKIVHVIDREADSAGFFRGLQKEDLYIVRALDNVKVRYEDEDITQKELSKKMDKGKYVKTIQYQNKKVKIYVNTVDILITRDSYQKTDTPQGKTIKQKVKGKPIKNRFIVQRLIDEKNNTVATWLLLSNLPKDVDITRIGLWYYYRWNIETYFKLLKSSGFNLEKWQQESAQAIFKRLFVASYACLLVWEIEHTNSKNMLAIRKFLVRLSGRLVARKKISTSPALLAGLWNFFSAMDMLELYDIEELHSIKKELNDFMQMEF; this is encoded by the coding sequence ATGAATCATAAACAACACAGTACCAATGGATTAAACCTGCTACAAAAGACTGAAGGATTTTCACAAGCACAAAGTGCTTGGAGATTTTACAATAATGAGCATGTAGATATAGAGTCACTCAATGAGCCAATGCTTACAAGAGGGATTAAAACTATTAATAAAAGCAGTGATGAATATATACTTGTAGCCCATGACTGGTCACTCATAAATTATAAAAACCATACGGCAAAAACAGATTGTATACGAAAACGCAGAAGCAATGTAAATAATGCTTCATCAAGAGGATATGAGTTGCAAAGTTCCCTTGCAATTGAGAGCAGCAGCGGCAAACCAATCCTTCCCTTGGTACAGAACCTAAAGACACAAGATAAAGTGCTCTCAAGCTATAATCCTACAATGAAGAGTCATCTTACCCATCTCGGTGAATTAACACAAAGAATAGCTTATATCAATCAATCCCTCAACATACAAAAGAAAATTGTACATGTAATTGACAGAGAAGCAGACAGTGCGGGGTTTTTCAGAGGACTGCAAAAAGAGGATTTATATATAGTACGAGCATTAGACAATGTCAAAGTCAGGTATGAAGATGAAGATATTACCCAAAAAGAGTTGTCCAAAAAAATGGATAAAGGCAAATATGTAAAAACTATACAGTATCAAAATAAAAAAGTAAAAATTTATGTTAATACGGTAGATATACTTATAACAAGAGACAGCTATCAAAAGACAGATACGCCACAAGGTAAAACAATAAAACAAAAAGTAAAAGGCAAGCCAATAAAAAACAGATTTATAGTCCAAAGACTCATAGATGAGAAGAACAATACAGTTGCTACCTGGCTTCTGTTAAGCAATCTTCCAAAAGATGTTGATATAACAAGGATAGGATTGTGGTATTATTACAGATGGAATATAGAAACGTATTTTAAACTGTTAAAAAGCTCAGGGTTTAATTTGGAAAAATGGCAGCAAGAGAGTGCACAGGCTATATTTAAACGCTTGTTTGTTGCCTCTTATGCCTGTTTGCTTGTATGGGAAATTGAACATACAAATAGTAAAAACATGCTGGCAATTAGAAAGTTTTTAGTTCGATTAAGCGGGAGATTGGTAGCAAGAAAGAAGATATCTACCTCTCCGGCTCTGTTAGCAGGTTTATGGAACTTCTTCTCTGCTATGGATATGCTTGAACTTTATGATATTGAAGAACTCCATAGCATTAAAAAAGAACTCAATGACTTTATGCAGATGGAGTTTTAA
- a CDS encoding GtrA family protein, with amino-acid sequence MNIKSHILQLAKYGFFGVIATLVHLLTAWAIIYFFAASVFVANTLAFFTAFVFSYVFQTLYVFHSTFHIKKFMKFFLVQYGTFLFSYLLSDIFPIQNSYLHTLVIVAIMPLITFVIHKFWTFK; translated from the coding sequence ATGAATATTAAAAGTCATATACTTCAGTTGGCAAAATACGGCTTTTTTGGAGTCATAGCAACGCTTGTGCATCTTTTGACTGCCTGGGCAATTATTTACTTTTTTGCGGCCTCTGTTTTTGTTGCCAATACTTTAGCATTTTTTACGGCGTTTGTCTTTTCTTATGTTTTTCAAACGCTCTATGTATTTCACAGCACTTTTCATATAAAAAAGTTCATGAAATTTTTTTTGGTGCAGTACGGAACTTTTCTGTTTTCTTATCTGCTTTCTGATATTTTTCCGATTCAAAACAGCTATTTGCACACACTGGTGATAGTTGCTATAATGCCGCTTATTACATTTGTTATTCATAAGTTTTGGACATTTAAATAA
- a CDS encoding glycosyltransferase family 2 protein: MKNSNPFLSIVVPCYNEEDVIDVFLNKIFSVLAYTGEDFEIVFVNDGSRDSTLSVLKEKSKEYDNVRVINLSRNFGKEAALTAGIDASKGEVVVPIDVDLQDPPELILDFIKKYKEGYDVVVGKRVDRTTDSVAKRISAEFFYKIHNKISDIEIPHNVGDYRLMSRRVVEELKKLPESQRFMKGLFAWLGFKTAVVEYKRDARIAGDSSFNGWKLWNFALDGITSFSTAPLRVWLYIGLGLAFISFIYGSWIILKTLLFGADTPGYASMITVVLFLGGIQLMGIGILGEYIGRIYVESKNRPIYIVEDEY; the protein is encoded by the coding sequence ATGAAAAATAGTAATCCTTTTTTATCCATAGTCGTTCCCTGTTATAATGAAGAAGATGTTATAGATGTATTTCTGAACAAAATTTTCTCTGTTTTGGCGTACACCGGTGAAGATTTTGAAATAGTCTTTGTAAATGACGGGAGTCGTGACAGTACTTTGTCTGTGCTCAAAGAAAAATCCAAAGAGTATGACAATGTACGAGTAATAAATCTCTCAAGAAACTTTGGCAAAGAGGCGGCACTTACAGCCGGGATTGATGCATCCAAAGGGGAAGTTGTCGTTCCTATAGACGTTGATTTACAAGATCCGCCTGAGTTGATACTTGATTTTATCAAAAAATACAAAGAAGGCTATGATGTGGTCGTTGGTAAGCGTGTCGATCGTACAACAGACAGTGTTGCCAAACGTATCAGTGCCGAATTTTTTTACAAAATTCATAATAAAATTTCAGATATTGAGATTCCTCATAATGTCGGTGATTACAGATTAATGTCACGACGGGTGGTTGAAGAACTGAAAAAACTGCCTGAGAGTCAGCGTTTTATGAAAGGGCTTTTTGCCTGGCTTGGGTTTAAAACGGCGGTTGTTGAGTACAAAAGAGATGCGCGTATTGCCGGAGACAGCAGTTTTAACGGCTGGAAGTTGTGGAACTTCGCGCTTGACGGTATCACGAGTTTTTCAACGGCACCGCTTCGTGTGTGGCTATATATAGGTTTGGGGCTTGCTTTTATCTCTTTTATTTACGGTTCATGGATTATCTTAAAAACGCTTTTGTTTGGCGCAGATACTCCCGGGTATGCTTCTATGATTACGGTTGTACTCTTTTTAGGCGGTATTCAACTGATGGGCATAGGCATACTCGGCGAATATATCGGCAGAATTTATGTAGAATCAAAAAACCGACCGATTTATATAGTAGAAGATGAATATTAA
- a CDS encoding acyltransferase, translated as MNIDKIVKLIRYTAGLPKSIYVNLRLLPLSQAVLLPIIVSRKTKLRSLSGKVQLSKVKTGIVRIGFGGTDMMDYAYERTILKITGKIHFQGKTKIGVGAKIMVSGNLTLGDRFDITGDATIICAKEIEIGNNTMIAWQSILMDTDQHAIYNAQHTVINQDKKITIGNNVWIGARSFILKGSVIPDGCIVGANTTITKSFTTKKSIIAGNPAEILKENISWNH; from the coding sequence ATGAACATTGACAAAATAGTAAAACTCATACGATATACTGCAGGACTTCCAAAAAGTATTTATGTCAACCTGAGACTTTTGCCACTTTCACAGGCAGTTCTTCTGCCTATAATAGTTTCCCGTAAAACAAAACTGCGTTCGTTATCTGGAAAAGTGCAACTTTCCAAAGTAAAAACCGGCATTGTTCGCATAGGTTTTGGTGGGACAGATATGATGGACTATGCTTATGAACGCACTATTTTAAAAATTACAGGAAAGATTCATTTTCAGGGCAAAACAAAAATTGGCGTAGGTGCAAAAATAATGGTCAGCGGAAACCTTACTTTAGGAGACAGGTTCGATATCACCGGTGACGCCACCATAATCTGTGCAAAAGAGATTGAAATCGGGAACAACACTATGATAGCGTGGCAAAGTATCCTTATGGATACCGACCAGCATGCTATTTATAATGCGCAGCATACTGTTATCAATCAAGATAAAAAAATCACTATTGGCAATAATGTCTGGATAGGGGCGAGAAGTTTTATACTCAAAGGGTCTGTAATTCCGGATGGCTGTATTGTCGGTGCAAATACAACAATTACAAAATCTTTCACTACGAAAAAAAGTATTATTGCAGGCAATCCTGCTGAAATTTTAAAAGAAAATATAAGTTGGAATCATTAA
- a CDS encoding acyltransferase — MKKFTLLQKLRNKIRIKGSVVLSLSKNAKITNCDISIKGKNNSLTIEDGVTIRYTQIEILGDNCSIHIGKNTIVGHGCYLSAKEGKKLIIQDECMLSRNVKIMTSDGHFIYVDTAVINEGKDIAIGKHVWLADNVTVLKGVDIGDGSVLGINATVTKNIPAFSIAVGNPAVVVKKGITNWMH, encoded by the coding sequence ATGAAAAAATTTACACTCCTTCAGAAGCTCCGCAATAAAATAAGAATCAAAGGCAGCGTCGTTTTGTCGCTTTCAAAAAACGCAAAAATTACCAACTGTGATATTTCCATAAAAGGAAAAAATAACAGCCTGACTATTGAAGACGGTGTAACGATACGATACACACAGATAGAAATTTTAGGAGACAACTGTTCCATACATATAGGTAAAAATACTATTGTGGGTCACGGTTGCTATCTCTCAGCAAAAGAGGGCAAAAAATTAATTATTCAGGATGAGTGTATGTTGTCTAGAAATGTGAAAATTATGACTTCAGACGGGCATTTTATTTATGTAGACACTGCTGTTATCAATGAAGGGAAAGACATTGCAATAGGCAAACACGTCTGGCTTGCTGATAACGTTACTGTTTTAAAAGGAGTAGATATAGGGGACGGAAGTGTGTTAGGCATCAATGCTACTGTGACAAAAAATATTCCTGCTTTTTCTATCGCTGTTGGCAATCCGGCTGTTGTTGTGAAAAAAGGTATCACGAACTGGATGCATTAA
- a CDS encoding glycosyltransferase family 4 protein: protein MKNKNILELCLAHGLGGLEMFVASCYEEFSKKTTCKVVVAPQSKLDDYLDINDKFYLKRNKFFPFIPALQLAKYIDENDIDIVHFHWSKDIVTAVLAKVLSRKKPKLVQSRHMGMTRFKDDFYHKWLYKNIDMIHAVTLQVKKQLEKFIPAEVRPQLEMVYLGVKTPETDADKVAKLRQKYQLKDAFVVGIVGRIEEGKGQYKVLEAVVGLKDANLKAVVVGAFMDDNYAQELQAYVKKLGIEQQVIFTGFTKDVNEHMQLFDVNVLATENETFGLVVIEAMANRIPVIATCKGGPLEIIDEGVDGLLFDGSVDDLGEKIRFLYNDLHVKEGIAQAAFKKVKEKFDYTAQLEKLYRVIR, encoded by the coding sequence ATGAAAAATAAAAATATTTTGGAATTGTGTCTGGCACACGGACTGGGTGGGCTTGAGATGTTTGTGGCAAGTTGTTATGAAGAGTTTTCTAAAAAGACTACATGTAAAGTGGTTGTAGCACCGCAAAGCAAACTTGATGACTATCTTGATATCAATGACAAATTTTATCTTAAACGAAATAAATTTTTTCCATTTATACCGGCTTTGCAACTGGCTAAATATATAGATGAAAATGACATTGATATAGTACATTTTCACTGGAGTAAAGATATCGTAACGGCTGTTTTGGCTAAAGTACTGAGCAGAAAAAAACCAAAGCTGGTGCAGAGCCGACATATGGGAATGACCCGTTTTAAAGATGATTTTTACCATAAATGGCTTTATAAAAATATTGATATGATACATGCAGTAACCCTGCAGGTGAAAAAACAGCTTGAAAAGTTCATTCCTGCAGAAGTAAGACCACAACTTGAAATGGTCTATCTTGGCGTAAAAACTCCGGAGACAGATGCAGATAAAGTGGCGAAATTGCGACAAAAATATCAACTTAAAGATGCTTTTGTTGTCGGAATTGTCGGCAGAATAGAAGAAGGCAAAGGACAGTATAAAGTTTTAGAAGCTGTCGTTGGTTTAAAAGATGCAAATCTAAAAGCAGTTGTTGTGGGAGCTTTTATGGATGATAATTATGCACAGGAACTGCAGGCGTATGTAAAAAAGCTGGGTATAGAACAACAAGTGATTTTTACCGGTTTTACAAAAGATGTGAATGAGCATATGCAACTTTTTGACGTGAATGTGCTTGCCACAGAAAACGAAACCTTTGGACTTGTAGTCATTGAAGCGATGGCAAACAGAATTCCGGTCATAGCTACATGCAAAGGGGGGCCATTGGAAATTATAGATGAGGGTGTGGATGGACTGCTGTTTGACGGAAGTGTAGATGACTTGGGAGAGAAAATCCGATTTTTATATAATGATTTACATGTGAAGGAAGGAATTGCTCAAGCAGCTTTTAAAAAAGTAAAAGAAAAGTTTGATTATACTGCACAGCTTGAGAAACTCTACAGAGTAATAAGATGA